Genomic segment of Panicum virgatum strain AP13 chromosome 9N, P.virgatum_v5, whole genome shotgun sequence:
ttatccatgctgctatactgagtattagaagacataacttttacagtactattattttatttcctaagagctataaaaaagtttggtaaattttagataagcacgactagaccaaatgaattatttcaaatttttctaggtacaagaactatttttcttgatttagatacattgatcaaatgaaaacatttatgtaacaaaagttgtagatattattttatagaatccagaacagttgagtttgtatttttctgatttttctacgattttatatcgattttacaagttcactatttaatgcgccctgggcgccaggacctaaatgtaatttttttttacatttaggtcctgtcgcccactggatgggcgacaggcaccctgtcgcccaacagtcacccatttttgaaaatttccctattcaacatatatttttgaaattttgttttttaaaatataaaaatgaaagaaGCGCGGGTGTCCAGGTTTGTGATGGGCCAGATGGGAAGCTCTATGTTTGTACACGGCAGCCCAAACAGCTCATTTCCATCTTTGTACTTGATCtcgcttttctttttttttagacgAAAAAAACAGGTGGGCAAGCCTATATTTGCTCACAttgcttttcttcttcttcttttttataaGAAACACTGCTCGCATTGCTTTTTGGTGTTCACCGTTTTTCTTTGTTACTCTTGGCACTGGCATGTACGTAGATCATAAACTTAGGTTACTCGAGTTACTTGAGAAATAATTTCATACTCACTTTGTTCTTCAACTTCAATATACGTGGTCTAGAACGGATGTAGAATCATCTGCTTGTTATATGTACGTTAGTATGTTACCATGTAACATGCTTTTGTGTTTCGTGAGCTCAAAACAAGAACCGGGAAACGTCCCAGCTTTGTTCGATATACGTCACTTGTCGACTATGCCCCCATGTCGTCGGATATTATTAACCAAGAGCATAACGAGCTTAGATTCTGAAGTCTGAAGATACTAGTGCTctgattagtttttttttttgagccgaTAGTGCTCTGATTAGTTGATCGTGCCTGTCATGATCACACGAAGTTTCTTTTCTCCCAACCCTGAACCGTGTTCTTATTTCCCCTCCCTTTCCCCGGTCGCCACGGCACCATTAATCCGGTTGAGAGATTGTTTATTGGTCCTAGCcagctgtgtgtgtgtgtgttccccTTTACCTTTAGCTAGTGACCCAAATCCGGCGAGCATCAGGCTGACGTTGACAAGCACTGAAGGACATGTCCTTTGGCTCGTTGCTTTGCCCTACCACTTCTTTGGCTCGTTGCTTTGCCCTACCACTTGAGACCTGAGGAGAAGAAAATGGCCACAAAGTTTTGTTCCCATGCGAACAGTCGTACAGGagtatctattatcttattatttagccAACAAATAAAACCTCaacgttcgctctcaagacctagaaattctcatgttaatcgaagaaaaataaaaaaaaataaaaattacccaccactgccattatgataaaaatagcctaaaatacccatatgtctaattaaaaatcacccaccaatgccattatgaaaaattaaatataaaatacctttttgctatgtatcagttacaaacatatactattaataatagaaactaaagctaacaacaatcaatcaaaataaaacaaaaataagaataattatatgcataatattattaaagttaaagctcaacaaatcaaattgttattattgGTAGATCACATTTGAATTATtgtaaccaacaataagacataatttatgataataaacagggtgatgtatggtaaaaaaaaaatagtataatattTAAATAAGGATATATGCaagtttttaaattttcaatactagccgcgcaaatgagcgggctatacgcctagttataTATATTTAAACAGCTCGCTCAATCAATCAATCACTAGTCAATTTGTTTTGGCCGCATGCATTACAAATTGTAATTGCAACGAGCAGATTTTGTACGGATTAGTGAATCTGCAGCAGCttagggggcgtttagttccaaaaaaatttgcgcagtatccgtcacatcgaattttcggacacatgcatggagcattaaatgcagttgaaaaaataactaattacatagtctaactgattcctacgagatgaatctaatgatgctaattaatttatgattgaatattaattatcaaataacaataaaatgtgctacagtagccaaatCCAAACtctttcaccaactaaacacacccttagctTCTGAATTTCCTTCTTGCATTGGCTGCTGTCCTATCTCAAGTCTGAACGTGACTCGGTTCGCACAGAAACGGCACAGGCTCATCAGCAGTCATCATCGCCCGTCGCCGCTGCTCAGCTGGGAGAACACCTTGCTGTTGGCGGCGCCCACGTCGGTGACGCTGATGGCCGTCTCGTCGGTGTCGCCGGTCGTGAGGAAGCTGGTCGACGACGGCACCCACCGCGGCACCACGACGTCGTCGGGGAACTGCGCCCCGACGGCGCCGCTGTCCTCGAACGCGTCCCGGCGCACGTGCGTCTCCTGCAGCTGCAGGCAGTACTCGAGGTTCCAGAGCACGTCGCCCATGGACGGCCGCTCCTGCCCGTAGTCCACCAGGCACCTCACCGCCGTCTCCGCGAACTTGCGCAGCGAGTTGTCGTTCACCTGGCCGAGGATCCGCGGGTCGGCGACCTTGCCCAGCTGCCCCTGCCGCTGGCACGCCACGGCCCACTCCGCCAGGTTGATCTGGTCGCGGTCCGGCGCCTGCTGGTCGATCACCGGCCGCGCGCACAGCACCTCGAGCAGCACCACCCCGAAGGAGTAGACGTCGGAGCGGTCCGTCAGCTGCTGCGTCTTGAAGTACTCCGGGTCCAGGTACCCGaagctgcccttcaccgccgtgcTCACGTGCGTCTCCCCGAGCGACGGCCCCACGCGGGACAGCCCGAAGTCGGCCACCTTGGCGATGAAGCCGTCGCCGAGGAGGATGTTGGTGGACTTGACGTCGCGGTGGATGATGTTCTCCGAGTAGCCCGTGTGCAGGTAGTGCAGGCCCCTCGCCGCGCCGATACAGATCTCCAGCCGCTGCTTccacgacagcggcggcggcgccgcctcgccggaggAGTCGGGCTCGGGCCCCCCGTACAGGTGGCTCCGCAGCGTGCCCATCTCCATGTACTCGTACACCAGGATCATCTCCGCCTGCTCGTTGCAGTAGCCGATCAGGGACACCAGGTGCCGGTGCCGGATGCGGGACAGCACCACGATCTCCGTCTGGAACTCAGGGAGCCCCTGCTTGGACGCGCGCGTCGCGCGCTTCACCGCCACGCGGGTGCCGTCGCGGAGCGCGCCGCGGTACACGTTGCCGAACCCGCCGACGCCGATCAGGTTGCGCTCGTGGAAGTTGTCCGTGGCCGCCTTGAGCTCCTCCAGCGGGATGTGGAGCTGCTGCGCGCCCACCCTCTGCTGCATCGCGCCGGTCGTACCAGACCGGCTCGACGGCTCGACGGGCCACCCGGAGGAGCTGTCCTGCGTGTACGGCGACCAAGGCAGGGTGCTGGCCTCCTTCTCCacctccggcgccggccgcggcgcatGGCGTCTTCTCCGCAGCAGCGCCATCCAGTACAGCGCGGCGCACGCGAGGACGGAGGCGCCCAGCACGCCCGAGAGGGTGATGATCAAGACCGTCCTCTTGTTGCTGCTGGCACGCGACCCCGTCGTCTTGAAGCTCGAGTCCGAAGGTCGCAGCTGCATGATCTCTACCCCATTCAGAAAGCCACCTTCATCGGCGCTGCTCTTGACCGACTTGCCGATGCTGACGGTGAGGTTCCCGCCGGCAatcggcgccgcggccgcgtaGTCTAGGTAGAAGGCACGGTTCGCTTGCGTCGCAATGGTTTTCGTCGGCATCAGGTCTGGGGTACCCATGTCTGGCCCGATGAAGACGTTGAACATGATGCCTTCTCCGACGACGCTGCTCGCCAGCTCGTAGTCGCAGAAGTGGAGACGGACGAGGTAGCTGGACCCCGGTTCCGCCGGGAAGGCCCAGGTGACGTTGAAAAGCGGCGGCTGCAGCGATAACCTCCCCGCCGACGCATTCGTCGCGCGCTGCGTCTTGTAGATGATGTCCGGCGCCACCTCGCGGGTGTAGGCGGCGTCGTCGTACACGATTGGGGTGTTGGTCGTGTTCACCATCGAGATCCCCGCGGGGCCGAAGAGGAAGGGGTCGTCGGGGAGCCACGTCCGCCAGAGCGTGCCGTTCTCCTTGGTCACCATGGGGCCGCCCACGTTGAGGCGGTACACCGTctccagcgcctgctgctgCCACTGGGCCATGTCGGCGTGCGCCGCGGCGCCCACCTGCGTCACCGAGCTGTTCCACAGCAGCTCCGATGGAGCCGGGAACACCTCGACGGCGTTGACGAACGCGGCCGAGCCGGCGTCCGGCGTGAACGTGATGCGGAAGTCGCCGGAGCCGGCTGCCGGGATGAAGAACTCCTTGACGACGCCGGCGCTCGGCGGCGAGAAGGAGGACAGTACGGTGTACGCGTCCCGAACGGAGACCGCGAAGCTCGCGGACTCGATGCTCACGCCGGATTGCGAGGCGGCGAAAGGGACGAAGTGGAGGCGGAGGACGACGAACGCGGCCTGCCCGGCGGAGTCGTCGGTGATGTGGAGGTTGTAGGAGAAGGCCGAGAttgaggcgcgcgcggcggcataGAGCGGAGAGGCGGCGCTGTTGGCGTTGGCGTTCTTCAGCGCCTGGGCGCGCGAGGAGGTCAAGAACGGGTCGTCCTTGGTGAAGGTGCGGGCAGGGCTGTCCCGCGGGAAGGAGACGCTCGAGTCTGCGCCGCAGGCGAGGAAGAAGGTGAAGGCCGGGGAGAAGGCGGCGAGGGCGCTGTACGGGAGGAAggtgacgaggaggaggaggatggcgaGGACCGCCATGGAGGTGGGGGCCTGGGCCTGGTAGTGGAGGCGTGCCGGCTGCGGGGACGAAGGGATAAGCAAGTGCGGCGAGGACGACCGAGCTAAGTGGTGTGTGGAGTCGGGCACGGGGAAGGTGGACTTGGATGGTGGGACTGGGACACGGCGATGGGAAACAGCGCGTGCTGGCGTGGAGTGGAGTGGACCGACGGAGAGCTAGCCGGAGACTGGCTGGTTGCGTTGGGTCATTCCAAATTCCTTTGTGCGTCCGGTACTGGTCACCCGTGTGTTCCGCTCGGCTGAAAAGGCGGCTTACCGCTtagagcccgtttagttccaaaaaggaaaatttttggatgtcaaatcgactgtttgaccagatgtcgggagggattttcggacactaattaaaaaactaatttcagaactcacttagaaaccgcgagatgaatcttttgaggcgTTTGActgcatcattagcacatgtgggttactgtagcacgtatggctaatcatgcactaattaggctcaaaagatttgtctcgtcgtgtacatccaaactgtataattagttttgttatttaattacatttagtgcttcatacatgtgtttaaaggggaggtgaaaatttttgggtggaaatttttgggaactaaacggccccttatTGTAGAGttctgttttcttcttcttgagagagagagagaggatttTTAGAGCATCTGCTAAAAAATCAAATCTGATAATCTCAGCGTGTaggtcttttttttaaaaaaaaattgagattTGTTCATACTAGCCGAGTGTCTTTGCGTGTGTAGCAAAGTGAACAGGAGGTTGACGCGCAAGATAACATCTACTAAATAAATTAAGTAGTGATTCTATAGCAGAAACCCGGCCTGTTGCAGCTTCCAGTCAATAAAATCCGTACAGCACCAAGATAGAAAACTTAGAATTTGCTGAATAATCACTCTGCTCGCTGTTTGGTTCCTCCAgtcagccaacagtattttcttcTCACACAGTTCCAgcaccagcctccagccacccaacagtatttttctctcacaccactctagCACCAgtcaccagcaccagcacagcgaacagagtgaatgaCTCCATTTGGTTGGAGACAGTCCATGCAAGTCATTGTGCATTCAGTTTAGTCACTAGGATAACATTGGTTAGACTCTCACATTTAGTGATGGCAATGGCTACCCGAAACATAAAACTCGATAGATTTTTACTCTATTAGGGCACAAATTTAGGTCAATTTATCTATAGATGAGTCTCTTAATAACCAAAATATCGATGGGTTTGCAGGCATAGGTCTGGGTTTATAGTACCCAAACTTGTAAACCCATGTGTTTTTCTAACCCGCTCTATTGTAGCAAAACAACCTATATCAATCCATGATACTTCAAAATTACGCTCGGCTCAGACTACTCATTTCAGCCCAAATACTCATCTAATGGCCAAGCTTTCAATATTTGCCACTCCAACCGGCAGGCAGTTCCTTCAATTTCCCAAACAATGACAATAGGCCTGGCCCAGTCCAACCCAATTCGTACTAGTAGGCCTAAATTTGTAAAGGcc
This window contains:
- the LOC120687854 gene encoding probable receptor-like protein kinase At5g24010, with the translated sequence MAVLAILLLLVTFLPYSALAAFSPAFTFFLACGADSSVSFPRDSPARTFTKDDPFLTSSRAQALKNANANSAASPLYAAARASISAFSYNLHITDDSAGQAAFVVLRLHFVPFAASQSGVSIESASFAVSVRDAYTVLSSFSPPSAGVVKEFFIPAAGSGDFRITFTPDAGSAAFVNAVEVFPAPSELLWNSSVTQVGAAAHADMAQWQQQALETVYRLNVGGPMVTKENGTLWRTWLPDDPFLFGPAGISMVNTTNTPIVYDDAAYTREVAPDIIYKTQRATNASAGRLSLQPPLFNVTWAFPAEPGSSYLVRLHFCDYELASSVVGEGIMFNVFIGPDMGTPDLMPTKTIATQANRAFYLDYAAAAPIAGGNLTVSIGKSVKSSADEGGFLNGVEIMQLRPSDSSFKTTGSRASSNKRTVLIITLSGVLGASVLACAALYWMALLRRRRHAPRPAPEVEKEASTLPWSPYTQDSSSGWPVEPSSRSGTTGAMQQRVGAQQLHIPLEELKAATDNFHERNLIGVGGFGNVYRGALRDGTRVAVKRATRASKQGLPEFQTEIVVLSRIRHRHLVSLIGYCNEQAEMILVYEYMEMGTLRSHLYGGPEPDSSGEAAPPPLSWKQRLEICIGAARGLHYLHTGYSENIIHRDVKSTNILLGDGFIAKVADFGLSRVGPSLGETHVSTAVKGSFGYLDPEYFKTQQLTDRSDVYSFGVVLLEVLCARPVIDQQAPDRDQINLAEWAVACQRQGQLGKVADPRILGQVNDNSLRKFAETAVRCLVDYGQERPSMGDVLWNLEYCLQLQETHVRRDAFEDSGAVGAQFPDDVVVPRWVPSSTSFLTTGDTDETAISVTDVGAANSKVFSQLSSGDGR